The Cellulophaga sp. L1A9 genome window below encodes:
- a CDS encoding 2,3-diphosphoglycerate-dependent phosphoglycerate mutase, with translation MGKLILVRHGKSLWNVKNVFTGWTDIDLAPEGINEAEEAGKLIKSNLIDIDICFSSYLKRAIRTAWILLETAEMMHVDCKYSWKLNERHYGDWQGKNKDEVLKEVGEEFFLSVRRGYDTPPPSLSIYDKRNPEFDANYKALDPSVLPLGESLKDTSKRVVNYFFEAIAPELAKGKTVLIAAHGNSLRALIEYLEHISSDEIAKIEVATGIPHMYEFDGKLNVIDHYQLK, from the coding sequence ATGGGAAAATTAATATTGGTTAGACATGGAAAAAGTTTGTGGAATGTGAAAAATGTTTTTACAGGATGGACAGACATTGACTTGGCGCCAGAAGGAATTAATGAAGCAGAAGAAGCTGGAAAACTGATCAAATCAAATCTTATAGACATTGATATTTGCTTTTCCTCATACCTAAAAAGAGCGATCCGAACAGCATGGATTTTACTAGAAACTGCAGAAATGATGCATGTAGATTGCAAATATAGTTGGAAGTTGAATGAAAGACATTATGGTGATTGGCAAGGAAAGAATAAAGACGAAGTATTAAAAGAGGTTGGGGAAGAATTTTTTTTGAGTGTTCGAAGAGGTTACGATACTCCTCCCCCTAGCCTATCTATATACGATAAAAGAAATCCTGAATTTGATGCGAACTATAAGGCTTTAGATCCATCGGTACTCCCCTTGGGGGAATCTTTAAAAGATACTTCAAAAAGAGTAGTAAATTACTTTTTTGAAGCTATTGCTCCTGAACTCGCCAAGGGAAAAACTGTTTTGATAGCTGCACACGGAAATTCATTACGCGCACTTATTGAATACTTAGAGCATATCTCATCTGATGAAATTGCAAAGATAGAAGTGGCTACTGGCATTCCGCATATGTATGAGTTTGATGGTAAGTTAAATGTAATAGACCACTATCAATTAAAATAA
- a CDS encoding WG repeat-containing protein, which yields MKRLFIITLLLSIPMIGSSQTLEEINTPTVSGLDQIGSFSEGLTAVKKGNEWGFIDEDGILVIDFRGDLVWNKTPNTAKLGVENLGYPQFKNGLCAIKVVKEDGITRYGFIDEKGTIVIPAEFLNVSQFNDGRTIGIYEKKVLRGKNPYQLRIYEYDFTEVVVNTKGEMLWPIQERQGIVMSTKLYELPEIHASMISDKLLMVKDKTNTWNIVKPKL from the coding sequence ATGAAACGGTTATTTATTATTACGTTATTGTTGTCAATACCTATGATAGGTAGTTCACAAACACTTGAAGAAATTAATACACCTACGGTTTCGGGACTGGATCAAATAGGGTCTTTTAGCGAGGGTTTAACAGCTGTTAAAAAAGGAAATGAGTGGGGTTTTATTGATGAAGATGGCATATTGGTTATTGATTTTAGAGGAGATTTAGTTTGGAACAAAACCCCTAATACAGCTAAGCTTGGCGTAGAAAATCTTGGTTATCCTCAATTTAAGAATGGACTTTGCGCTATAAAAGTAGTGAAAGAAGATGGTATAACTCGGTATGGTTTTATAGATGAAAAAGGAACTATAGTGATACCTGCAGAATTTTTAAACGTAAGTCAATTTAATGATGGCCGTACCATAGGTATCTACGAGAAAAAAGTCTTGCGTGGTAAGAATCCTTATCAATTGAGAATTTATGAATATGACTTTACAGAAGTAGTCGTAAATACAAAGGGTGAAATGTTATGGCCAATACAGGAAAGACAGGGTATTGTCATGTCAACAAAACTGTATGAATTACCAGAAATACATGCTTCTATGATTTCGGACAAACTATTAATGGTGAAAGATAAAACCAATACGTGGAACATTGTTAAGCCTAAACTTTAA
- a CDS encoding carboxymuconolactone decarboxylase family protein yields the protein MIKDHSKNYNDLTQLVKELGTNIPETIGGFNSLHKASTAEGVLSSKTKELIALGIAITVRCDGCIAFHVHDAIQAGALSEEIIETIGVAVMMGGGPALMYGCEALEALNQFAILEDN from the coding sequence ATGATTAAAGACCATTCAAAAAATTATAATGACCTTACGCAACTTGTAAAAGAATTGGGAACAAATATACCCGAAACCATTGGAGGTTTTAACAGTCTGCATAAAGCCAGTACTGCAGAAGGTGTACTTTCTTCCAAAACAAAAGAACTCATTGCTTTAGGTATTGCCATTACGGTTCGCTGTGATGGATGTATTGCTTTTCATGTTCATGATGCAATACAAGCTGGTGCACTCTCAGAAGAAATTATAGAAACTATAGGTGTAGCGGTCATGATGGGTGGAGGTCCTGCATTAATGTACGGTTGTGAAGCATTAGAAGCATTAAATCAATTTGCAATATTAGAAGATAACTAG
- a CDS encoding 1-phosphofructokinase family hexose kinase, producing MARIITLTVNPAIDKSTTVDGIAADTKLRCTQPTFDAGGGGINVSRAIHKLGGSSLCSYFAGGPAGEFLKKLLDEQHIEQSVIPIEGWTRENLAVTDTSTNQQYRFGMPGPAVKEVEWQNALQQLELQLQKGDYLVASGKLPPNVPDDFYVKVSRVAEKKEALFILDTSGEALMKAAKSKIYMLKPNLAELGALCGTTSITDLDLKSLATQFLKNHDCQILVVSLGPKGALLATSTKMVHVPAPVVHQKSTIGAGDSMVAGMVMSLIWDRSLADMVRYGVACGTAATMHHGTQLCIKKDADKLYDWIKDQKPI from the coding sequence ATGGCTCGTATAATAACGCTTACCGTAAACCCAGCAATTGATAAAAGCACCACTGTAGATGGGATTGCCGCCGATACTAAATTACGTTGTACCCAACCCACCTTTGATGCAGGAGGCGGAGGAATTAACGTATCTAGGGCCATTCATAAACTAGGGGGTTCATCGCTTTGCAGCTATTTTGCTGGTGGACCTGCAGGAGAATTTTTAAAGAAACTCTTAGATGAACAACATATAGAACAATCGGTAATTCCAATTGAGGGGTGGACACGTGAAAACCTTGCGGTAACAGATACGAGTACCAACCAACAATACCGATTTGGAATGCCAGGTCCGGCTGTAAAGGAAGTAGAATGGCAAAACGCATTACAACAATTAGAACTTCAGCTCCAAAAAGGTGATTATCTAGTAGCTAGCGGAAAATTACCTCCCAATGTACCGGACGATTTTTATGTAAAAGTAAGCCGAGTCGCTGAAAAGAAAGAAGCATTATTTATTCTGGATACCTCAGGCGAAGCACTGATGAAAGCTGCCAAATCAAAAATTTATATGCTAAAACCTAACTTAGCAGAATTAGGTGCTTTGTGCGGAACTACCTCTATTACAGACTTAGATTTGAAATCATTAGCTACGCAATTTTTAAAAAATCATGATTGTCAAATTCTTGTAGTTTCTCTAGGTCCAAAAGGAGCATTATTAGCTACTAGCACAAAAATGGTACATGTACCCGCACCTGTAGTACACCAAAAAAGCACTATTGGCGCTGGAGACAGTATGGTCGCTGGTATGGTCATGAGCCTAATTTGGGACAGATCTTTAGCAGATATGGTTCGCTATGGCGTAGCCTGCGGAACGGCAGCCACAATGCATCACGGCACCCAATTATGTATTAAAAAAGATGCGGATAAACTGTACGATTGGATCAAAGATCAAAAACCGATTTAA
- the glk gene encoding glucokinase: MKMTENYNLPLLTKPLIPLAVGFKKKIGYKNGTVLAGDIGGTKTNLALFEFKEGQLFIIKQNSYKTKKHTSLLEIIEDFKVKEIPEIDSICFGVAGPITKGKVHGTNFPWDIDTEELIKKLQLKSIFLINDMQANAYGLATLEKKDLDCLKYGSEIPGNAVIISPGTGLGEAGLFWDGTAYHPFASEGGHCDFGPRNDFDLEIWKYFQQKYGHVSWERLLSGQGIRDTYQLIRNVSGEKETDAFKARITKEDPAAVITKMALEGSDVVCRETLDLFVRFLAIETAQLALKFKATGGIYIGGGIMPKIIKGMNREVFTDNFMQSGRMNSLLQMVPVNVILNENTALLGAAYYAAMLLE; this comes from the coding sequence ATGAAAATGACGGAGAACTACAATTTACCGCTACTCACTAAACCGCTAATTCCTTTAGCTGTAGGGTTCAAAAAGAAAATAGGTTATAAAAACGGCACCGTATTGGCAGGTGATATCGGAGGAACTAAAACGAATCTTGCACTTTTTGAATTTAAAGAAGGTCAGCTTTTTATAATCAAACAAAATTCCTACAAAACAAAAAAACATACCTCCTTACTGGAAATCATAGAAGACTTTAAGGTTAAAGAAATACCAGAAATAGATAGTATCTGCTTTGGTGTTGCTGGCCCCATAACCAAAGGTAAAGTGCATGGCACTAATTTTCCTTGGGATATTGATACCGAAGAACTCATTAAAAAACTTCAATTAAAATCAATTTTTTTAATAAATGATATGCAAGCTAACGCATATGGTCTAGCTACACTTGAAAAAAAAGATTTAGATTGCTTAAAATATGGCTCAGAAATACCAGGGAACGCGGTTATTATTTCTCCAGGCACAGGTCTAGGAGAAGCGGGTTTGTTTTGGGATGGAACAGCATACCACCCTTTTGCCTCTGAAGGTGGTCATTGCGATTTTGGCCCGAGAAACGATTTTGATCTTGAAATTTGGAAATATTTTCAACAAAAATATGGACATGTAAGTTGGGAACGTTTATTATCAGGACAAGGCATACGGGACACCTACCAACTGATACGTAATGTAAGTGGCGAAAAGGAAACTGATGCCTTTAAAGCAAGAATAACAAAAGAAGATCCGGCTGCTGTTATTACAAAAATGGCCTTAGAAGGATCAGATGTAGTTTGTAGAGAAACACTAGATCTCTTTGTTCGGTTTTTGGCTATAGAAACTGCTCAACTTGCTTTAAAATTTAAGGCTACTGGAGGTATTTATATTGGTGGAGGAATTATGCCTAAGATTATCAAAGGGATGAACCGTGAAGTATTTACAGATAATTTTATGCAGTCTGGACGAATGAATTCACTCTTACAAATGGTACCCGTAAATGTTATTCTCAATGAGAACACCGCTTTACTCGGGGCAGCGTACTATGCTGCAATGTTACTAGAATAG
- a CDS encoding 2-hydroxyacid dehydrogenase, with protein MKIAIFNVHNWERDYLQRANNDKHTLKMFDTYLTSDTVDLAKDCDAICIFTEDNAAAPILDRLHELGVKYVALRSAGFNNVDVPHAKKLGIRMARVPEYSPYAIAEFAVGVMLALNRKLIRTHYRIMEMNFSLNGLVGFDMNGKTVGIIGTGKIGRVVAKILHGFGCKLLAYDIVEDNSLVEKYGATYTDLDTLCKQSDIITLHAPLNAKTHHLIDEAKIADMKKGVMLINAGRGGLVNTKDVINGLKSGQIGYFGMDVYEEEKGLYFEDHSDDILQDDDMARLMTLRNVLISSHQAFLTDTALTNISRITFDNLECMEKGDSCENEIK; from the coding sequence ATGAAAATAGCAATATTTAATGTCCACAATTGGGAAAGGGACTATTTACAACGTGCCAATAATGACAAGCATACCCTAAAAATGTTTGATACTTATCTAACTTCGGATACCGTAGATTTGGCCAAAGATTGTGATGCCATATGTATTTTTACAGAAGATAATGCAGCTGCACCAATCTTAGATCGCTTGCATGAACTTGGTGTTAAGTATGTAGCCTTGCGTTCGGCTGGGTTTAATAATGTTGATGTGCCACATGCAAAAAAATTAGGCATACGCATGGCACGAGTTCCAGAATATTCACCCTATGCGATTGCCGAGTTTGCGGTAGGGGTTATGCTCGCTCTTAATCGAAAATTAATCCGAACCCATTACCGGATTATGGAAATGAATTTTTCATTAAATGGTTTGGTTGGTTTTGATATGAATGGAAAAACAGTAGGCATCATAGGTACCGGTAAAATTGGTCGTGTCGTAGCTAAGATTTTACATGGTTTTGGCTGTAAACTACTCGCCTATGATATTGTAGAAGACAACTCTTTAGTAGAAAAATATGGAGCCACCTACACAGATCTAGATACTTTGTGCAAGCAATCGGATATCATTACGCTTCATGCGCCTCTAAATGCAAAGACACATCATCTTATTGATGAAGCTAAAATCGCAGACATGAAGAAAGGCGTGATGTTAATCAATGCCGGTCGGGGTGGATTGGTAAACACCAAAGATGTTATAAACGGACTAAAATCTGGTCAAATAGGCTATTTTGGAATGGACGTTTATGAAGAGGAAAAAGGACTTTATTTTGAAGACCATTCCGATGATATCCTTCAAGATGATGACATGGCCCGTTTAATGACGCTTAGAAATGTACTCATCAGTAGTCACCAAGCATTTTTAACAGATACCGCTCTTACTAATATTTCACGAATAACCTTTGATAACTTGGAATGTATGGAAAAAGGAGATTCTTGTGAAAATGAAATAAAATAA
- a CDS encoding universal stress protein, producing MDKISTILVPFNFTEASKKALKYAISFVGRFDDIKIILAYVSGNSNLELEPGNFEKLEKEYSGVLQNKLEWIIQEGALITTLLEIRKKNKIDLIIMGCADRKGNRQHEKTINLVLKSTCPVMVIPYNYVAYNLANIALVIGREEIDNTKKLGTLLMIARKCKAKVHVLTIENEPVVYGYSKEEEKNENAIEYYLESFYEERVFIKNDDILDGINTYGIKNEIDLVTILPKSKNKKHNATEKQLTELLILNSKVPILVLE from the coding sequence ATGGATAAAATTTCAACAATACTGGTACCATTCAATTTTACGGAGGCATCAAAAAAGGCACTAAAATATGCCATAAGCTTTGTAGGTAGGTTTGACGATATAAAAATTATATTGGCGTATGTTTCAGGAAATAGTAATCTTGAGTTGGAGCCTGGAAATTTCGAAAAGTTAGAGAAGGAATATAGCGGTGTTTTGCAAAATAAATTAGAATGGATCATTCAAGAAGGAGCACTTATTACAACGTTACTTGAAATTAGGAAAAAGAATAAGATAGACCTTATCATAATGGGATGTGCGGATAGAAAGGGGAATAGACAACATGAAAAAACGATTAATCTTGTTTTAAAAAGTACATGTCCGGTTATGGTTATTCCTTATAATTATGTAGCGTATAATCTTGCCAATATAGCTTTAGTTATAGGAAGAGAAGAGATTGATAATACTAAAAAGTTAGGAACACTCTTAATGATTGCTCGTAAATGTAAAGCAAAGGTACATGTATTGACTATTGAGAATGAGCCTGTAGTTTATGGGTATAGTAAAGAGGAAGAAAAGAATGAGAACGCTATTGAATACTATCTTGAGTCATTCTATGAAGAGCGTGTATTTATTAAAAACGATGATATTTTAGATGGTATTAATACCTATGGTATAAAAAATGAAATTGATCTTGTAACCATTCTTCCTAAAAGTAAAAACAAGAAGCATAACGCTACAGAAAAGCAGCTAACAGAATTGTTAATTTTAAATTCTAAAGTTCCCATACTTGTTTTGGAATAG
- a CDS encoding class I fructose-bisphosphate aldolase has translation MEIEKYLKEETSYLLDHVCGTISKDKIHLPGPNFTDRIMASSDRSNRVLGSLQQLFDHGRLGGTGHLSLLPVDQGVEHSAGASFAPNPEYFDPENIVKLAIEGGCNAVASTLGVLGAVSRKYAHKIPFLVKLNHNELLSYPNTFDQIYFAQVEQAWNMGAKAVGATIYFGSPESDRQIQETTKAFKRAHELGMVTVLWCYLRNDAFKKDKDYSLSADLTGQANHLGVTIEADIIKQKQPSNNGGYLALKDFGKTSALVYSQLTTDHPIDLTRYQVANCYMGRAGLINSGGASGKDDFAAAVRTAVINKRAGGMGLISGRKAFQRPMKEGVKLLHLIQDVYLDASITIA, from the coding sequence ATGGAAATTGAAAAATATTTAAAAGAAGAAACTTCCTATTTACTAGACCACGTCTGCGGTACCATTTCCAAAGATAAAATTCACCTCCCTGGCCCTAATTTTACGGATCGGATTATGGCATCATCAGATAGATCTAACCGCGTATTAGGTAGTTTGCAACAGCTATTTGATCATGGCAGGCTTGGAGGTACAGGGCATCTTTCTCTTTTACCGGTTGATCAAGGTGTAGAACATTCTGCAGGAGCTAGCTTTGCACCAAACCCTGAGTATTTTGACCCAGAAAATATTGTAAAATTAGCTATTGAAGGTGGGTGTAATGCCGTAGCATCAACCCTAGGTGTTCTCGGTGCCGTTTCTAGAAAATATGCCCATAAAATTCCTTTTTTAGTAAAATTAAATCACAACGAATTACTATCATACCCAAATACCTTTGATCAGATTTATTTTGCGCAAGTAGAACAAGCTTGGAATATGGGGGCTAAAGCAGTGGGTGCTACAATTTATTTTGGCTCTCCTGAATCTGATAGACAAATACAAGAAACAACTAAAGCTTTTAAACGTGCACACGAATTAGGCATGGTTACGGTTCTATGGTGTTACCTGCGCAACGATGCCTTTAAAAAAGATAAAGATTATTCTCTAAGCGCAGATTTAACGGGACAAGCCAACCACCTTGGTGTGACAATCGAAGCGGATATTATCAAACAAAAACAACCCAGTAACAATGGTGGTTACCTTGCGCTGAAAGATTTTGGAAAAACTAGTGCTCTTGTCTATAGCCAACTGACTACCGATCATCCTATTGACTTAACCCGATACCAAGTTGCTAATTGCTATATGGGACGTGCCGGACTTATTAATTCTGGTGGTGCTTCTGGCAAAGATGATTTTGCTGCAGCGGTACGTACAGCTGTCATTAATAAACGCGCTGGTGGTATGGGATTAATCTCGGGAAGAAAGGCTTTTCAGCGCCCAATGAAAGAAGGTGTTAAGTTACTTCATCTTATACAAGATGTTTATTTAGACGCGTCCATTACCATAGCCTAA